In one window of Porites lutea chromosome 8, jaPorLute2.1, whole genome shotgun sequence DNA:
- the LOC140945346 gene encoding platelet-derived growth factor receptor alpha-like, with product MLWERVGIEVFSTEISKRKLLSSKTEPRVVAVKVLLDNPSAAQKEEFQLEIEQMKQLGSHPNVVSLVGCCTLQDEKFLVIEYVPFGDLLTWLRCRRNRIYKRQTSKKIYDDKVGLKDDGNAKNQVQDKEEKQVSTEFTLLLQDDNEDKMDKMLSENDKGFKTITDEQPTVPSAPMANQHAPALLASTESLAEDLTDDEVSFSTDQNIFSFIQEMAKGKKSKDAKQQVEQEQTQMNIKMTPLLQDDGDVIREDAQMTSESLHDDKGLEESTKEQLNMSNNPPVESKHTESKPPSSESLEEDPHDKEESFSTQQLFKFAWQIAKGMDHLAEKNLVHRDLAARNVLVGHDNRVKVSDFGLMRQIYEDVKGSEKSKKLPVKWMAPESLYRSTFTIKSDVWSYGVLLWEMATLGGVPYPTLTNTELYRLLSSGYRMEKPDMSSDEVYELMTECWREDPRARPSFYQMIEKLEIIMQKDAPYLDVNKHNEDHPYYNVPPNLE from the exons ATGCTTTGGGAAAGAGTTGGGATAGAGGTGTTTAGCACAGAGATTTCAAAACGGAAACTGTTATCCAGCAAGACGGAGCCTCGGGTGGTTGCTGTCAAGGTTTTACTTG ATAATCCTAGTGCAGCACAGAAAGAAGAATTCCAGCTTGAGATCGAGCAGATGAAGCAGTTGGGTTCACATCCGAACGTTGTTTCCTTGGTTGGTTGCTGCACGCTTCAGGATGAAAAGTTCCTGGTGATAGAGTATGTTCCTTTTGGGGATCTGCTGACATGGTTACGCTGTAGAAGGAACAGG ATCTACAAACGCCAAACCTCCAAGAAAATCTACGACGACAAAGTGGGTTTGAAAGATGACGGAAACGCCAAAAATCAG GTGCAAGATAAAGAAGAGAAGCAAGTGAGTACGGAATTCACTCTGTTATTACAAGATGACAATGAGGACAAGATGGACAAGATGTTGAGTGAGAAT GATAAGGGATTCAAAACTATCACCGACGAACAGCCAACAGTCCCTTCCGCACCGATGGCAAATCAGCACGCCCCTGCCCTGTTAGCCTCAACGGAAAGTTTGGCCGAAGATCTCACTGATGACGAGGTGTCGTTTTCCACCGATCAAAAcatcttttcatttattcagGAAatggcgaaaggaaag AAAAGCAAGGATGCTAAGCAACAGGTGGAGCAAGAGCAGACACAAATGAACATTAAAATGACTCCATTATTGCAAGATGACGGTGATGTCATTAGAGAGGACGCCCAGATGACCTCTGAGAGTCTCCATGat GATAAGGGATTGGAAGAGTCCACTAAAGAACAGTTGAACATGTCAAACAACCCACCCGTGGAAAGTAAGCACACAGAATCGAAGCCGCCTTCAAGTGAAAGTCTCGAGGAGGATCCACATGACAAGGAGGAAAGCTTTTCTACTCAACAGCTCTTTAAATTTGCATGGCAAATAGCGAAGGGAATG GATCATCTTGCCGAGAAAAATCTTGTTCATAGAGACCTTGCAGCTCGTAACGTCCTTGTTGGCCATGACAATCGGGTGAAAGTGTCTGACTTTGGGTTGATGCGACAAATCTATGAAGATGTGAAGGGCTCAGAAAAGTCCAAGAAACTTCCAGTCAAATGGATGGCTCCAGAATCGCTTTATCGAAGCACCTTTACCATTAAGAGCGATGT CTGGTCCTACGGCGTACTTCTGTGGGAAATGGCCACACTGG GAGGCGTACCATACCCTACGCTGACCAACACAGAGCTGTATCGCCTGCTCAGCTCTGGATACCGAATGGAAAAACCTGACATGAGCTCTGATGAAGT ATATGAGTTGATGACAGAGTGCTGGAGGGAAGACCCAAGAGCTCGACCCAGTTTCTACCAGATGATAGAAAAACTGGAGATCATCATGCAAAAGGATGCACCATATTTGGATGTGAACAAGCATAATGAAGACCATCCATACTATAACGTGCCTCCAAATCTGGAGTAA